In one Macaca fascicularis isolate 582-1 chromosome 6, T2T-MFA8v1.1 genomic region, the following are encoded:
- the LOC135971327 gene encoding SS18-like protein 2 gives MSVAFVPDWLRGKAEVNQETIQRLLEENDQLIRCIVEYQNKGRGNECVQYQHVLHRNLIYLATIADASPTSTSKAME, from the coding sequence ATGTCGGTGGCCTTCGTACCGGACTGGCTGAGGGGCAAGGCGGAAGTCAATCAAGAGACTATCCAGCGGCTCCTTGAGGAGAATGACCAGCTGATCCGCTGTATTGTGGAGTATCAGAACAAGGGCCGGGGGAACGAGTGCGTCCAGTACCAGCATGTGTTACATAGAAATCTCATTTATTTGGCTACCATTGCAGATGCCAGTCCAACCAGCACTTCAAAAGCAATGGAATAA